One part of the Sardina pilchardus chromosome 5, fSarPil1.1, whole genome shotgun sequence genome encodes these proteins:
- the ubtd2 gene encoding ubiquitin domain-containing protein 2 gives MGGCVGSHHDSSGSLNENSDGTGVALGRNQPLKREKPKWKSDYPMTDGQLRSKRDEFWDTAPAFEGRKEIWDALKAAAQAFESNDHELAQAIIDGASITLPHGALTECYDELGNRYQLPVYCLSPPVNMIEEKSELEPLEAAEPPPASEGQECPLRLRLSTGRDLRLAVRTTDTVQHMKRRLQAQEGVAAGAQRWFFSGRPLTDKMRLEELKISRDYVVQVIVSQPPAPLSPQLPPQNPTPVEN, from the exons ATGGGTGGTTGTGTGGGTAGTCATCATGATTCTTCAGGCAGTTTAAACGAAAATTCAGACGGAACTGGAG TGGCCCTGGGGCGTAACCAGCCcctgaagagagagaagcccaAATGGAAGAGTGACTATCCGATGACGGACGGGCAGTTGCGCAGCAAGCGTGATGAGTTCTGGGACACGGCGCCGGCCTTCGAAGGTCGCAAGGAGATCTGGGACGCGCTCAAGGCCGCTGCCCAGGCCTTCGAGAGCAACGACCATGAGCTTGCGCAGGCCATCATCGATGGGGCCAGCATCACTCTACCACACG GTGCTCTGACCGAATGCTATGATGAGCTGGGCAACCGCTACCAGCTGCCCGTGTACTGCCTGTCGCCGCCCGTCAACATGATCGAGGAGAAGAGCGAGCTGGAGCCGCTGGAGGCGGCCGAGCCGCCGCCGGCCAGCGAGGGCCAGGAGTGCCCGCTGCGCCTGCGCCTGTCCACGGGCCGCGACCTGCGGCTGGCCGTGCGCACCACGGACACCGTGCAGCACATGAAGCGGCGGCTGCAGGCGCAGGAGGGCGTGGCGGCGGGCGCCCAGCGCTGGTTCTTCTCCGGCCGGCCGCTCACCGACAAGATGCGCCTGGAGGAGCTGAAGATCTCCCGCGACTACGTGGTGCAGGTGATCGTCAGCCAGCCGCCCGCGCCACTCTCGCCGCAGCTGCCGCCGCAGAACCCCACGCCCGTGGAGAACTAg